The following proteins are co-located in the Gigantopelta aegis isolate Gae_Host chromosome 5, Gae_host_genome, whole genome shotgun sequence genome:
- the LOC121373702 gene encoding uncharacterized protein LOC121373702 isoform X1 — MEIMDKNENVTNGQLSETTLEKLGTTWADLSPTHGRTRNIMNDCLTSHVLNDNHIGQKTANDNAKTSSTSLSSEVVDNRVTLENGPVIKLSITAGQKPHDRHATTLPKRSTRKIKHYATWKDLSPTKDKCGGFDSKMSCSCGSTPRDGQARELVTWKDVSPPISPTLGVKDGTSENKLSEGSCVVKRSPERRGRQRRKPESGYYSNDVQGESREGTDSSLSGSDIANAKSGMASSPEDACNEYFYDEDFIVQFDTNIRDGSVPPELSDHELNSLPFPHSLTGSYTRFGPLQDSFNQANVFLGQYESELSGSRTSMEISSSEREMMCSSDMLDFSNDPLFTPTPTSDGLTQHFSVDSLGHGGGLENSRGSADLGVVVNCCPKKEEYFLSFDTSQGRSSASVSEHSYSSQTTSSQEEPQTEIILTGSGSTTEDNEEVCSSSFHFCHTKYASQNGVTRHCRLAGQRSHIPHRGRASSMGALPERSLEKSSTTLSDVEKGQRCFSRNSRSLDRSGMSSQSRSSSSYKRSCGSAADLHYSDEVNATQKHNLTSWKRVKNLQKFGILENMLNNELYNSLPDVVDEDAHNKRVRKRFNEDLQSMADSFHNKRHSASLLEMYQRMKSNSNPVSPNTMNTVECILFPQNRMSDDEKLCVSRSGLDTCCDSEDCCCGKRGLKLELGLKQEANGHRVGATSSSWLRTLSPSRKAWSSKSTSVSPDTLVLWHGTKNFAAQFPPKTKDCGIQTSEVDDDEMTTVLLDHSVQTSPNSPQHDFLSVFNDVCGHQSRTPHKTEPVNRRRECVSEYRERNVLPAASNVKRSKSLSPSRMGFNSFYTYQSLPDLSFLSSTRFEEDFSPQSSLFDPVKIPIILTPVVDDSKQTQSRDGSCASCSCQKEKKCRASLNRPHELVSSSSGFSTSSSSGIDPGYCDTRRCCTSLAADLERLLFLPPHLESNPKFSGAQHKCGIPSSRSEGFRPKPIRIHQRAAPSFAVMRNEHDCCRCENCCSRHESDEAGSCHSESGRREYEISRHECEISRRECEISRRSSHEAEMCRREMQSGRRLSNSTSSSLSSFHLDGLYALKEASPTTETADSGPDHRLVRQHSETYLDELKHNFHDLETDPDAAADSLIHQIYQQLSRDRKPLKSCLRKKRDFKARSLSIPDNFNVSGEPKPPKKPSRYSIACDGVFPQLVSDEHFENANIQLPPPEQREEQIFPINEAVMVASSSSSSFEEGNFAKKSVSFASEVSFHSPQYSPKHVTKPPRLISQTVSSIDLQDETLTLEIIEPQDDDPAELNTLMNVSPQSSAEFMGNLIEQDLTTETARKRSILLCVTQAAESLVEHFARARDPFDKLRLGSSAENPTVATLVVTRLCPALEMVIEEGMKAYLMGFHVFGKIHITPWRVAEMSSELGPYTRAVNELVRKLKLRSSLGTNKQKFFAFIVGLANLRLLDFWMGYVRSKKDIVSRVYEADSILCLSETTLKHHYDNMLLALQPLAVLPFQLEFEIVCPSSALESSAEPNQLSQSLELKRPIKQQHEDHSRGEVMEKGQGQTSEKGHCRMLKRDQGQMSQKNHGHVSERKQGQISERGNGLEKGQGQEAEKGQGQSWSWFGGATFPRTKRLLSSFNAAKAEDKLNNSVKNVESSRLKLNGIEKVFSPKLTKDLENIEVKEKLSKAGEKPIDGGRSPVSSFTNLAQKFLQRTQSQDGVARNTLAAASPMATRPGRRQSMDSLPSTGIQSSHGQQSQSFSLISFFDKLLLPEKPAKNQRSSWIADAQIADENLFQDEARSASLPAELDESSSSTESLRGLEIQEDKDIACEKLEGATALKVKDVQDGCRNKENEAVYPEFFLEPRLECERTMLDFETSDSPSEGSSIQLEVDVSDRLGVCIMKRTDGKLSGSETKDTFLDESSQEDEAGGGEGLASSPPISEGLTNSSPISEGFTNSSPISESLADGPQMSDGLASSQPIDESLTSSHPVVDGSTSNSPIRDDATSCPPISDGLTGTNLDVDSLTGVDINANSPSFQNDTYAIVLPSPMRKGIQTEPRMEFRTFHPQLSSFKPSPSHSSQSDKLLPSESQSDETSQNAMVQSSQSEKSIDGDEKQVVEATDIRKDSFGMTSFKHAMTLVAHESEDPDELSFDHGDYLEVLAQLDDDWLFCANGKREGRVKITEVRQMSDEETFEKLHDNFYY, encoded by the exons ACCACCTGGGCTGACCTTTCACCGACCCACGGCCGAACCCGCAACATCATGAACGACTGTCTGACCAGTCACGTGCTCAACGACAATCACATCGGTCAAAAAACGGCCAATGACAATGCAAAAACATCGTCCACGTCCCTGTCTAGCGAGGTGGTGGACAACCGGGTGACCCTCGAAAATGGGCCCGTCATAAAACTGAGTATCACCGCGGGCCAAAAACCCCACGACCGACACGCCACGACCCTGCCGAAACGGTCCACGAGAAAAATAAAGCATTACGCGACATGGAAGGATCTCTCGCCAACGAAAGACAAGTGTGGGGGTTTCGATAGCAAGATGAGTTGTAGCTGTGGTAGCACCCCGCGGGACGGACAGGCGAGGGAGCTGGTCACGTGGAAAGATGTATCTCCACCAATCTCGCCTACGCTAGGGGTCAAAGATGGAACATCGGAAAACAAATTGTCGGAGGGGTCGTGTGTTGTAAAACGGTCGCCCGAACGAAGGGGAAGGCAGAGGCGCAAGCCCGAGAGCGGTTACTACTCCAATGATGTTCAAGGGGAGAGTCGTGAAGGTACCGATTCATCGTTGTCGGGAAGTGACATAGCCAACGCAAAATCGGGAATGGCTTCGTCGCCGGAAGACGCTTGTAATGAATACTTCTACGACGAAGACTTCATAGTTCAGTTCGATACGAATATCCGCGATGGTTCCGTACCGCCGGAGTTGTCCGACCATGAGCTGAACTCTCTACCTTTCCCGCACTCCCTGACAGGAAGTTACACGAGATTCGGTCCGCTGCAGGATTCGTTCAACCAAGCCAATGTGTTTCTGGGACAGTACGAGTCGGAGCTGTCGGGTAGTCGAACCTCCATGGAGATATCGTCCAGCGAGCGTGAGATGATGTGCTCGAGTGACATGCTCGACTTCAGCAATGATCCTCTCTTTACCCCAACCCCAACCAGCGACGGTCTCACGCAACACTTTTCCGTGGACAGTCTCGGACACGGAGGTGGGTTAGAAAACAGTAGGGGCTCAGCTGATCTCGGCGTTGTGGTCAACTGTTGTCCGAAGAAAGAGGAATACTTCTTGTCATTCGACACGTCGCAGGGACGATCCTCCGCCTCGGTAAGCGAACATTCATACTCATCGCAGACAACGTCGTCTCAGGAGGAACCGCAGACGGAAATCATTTTGACGGGAAGCGGATCGACGACCGAGGACAACGAAGAAGTGTGTTCGAGCAGTTTCCATTTCTGTCACACGAAGTACGCCTCACAGAACGGAGTTACCCGCCACTGTCGACTGGCAGGTCAGAGGTCGCACATACCGCACCGAGGCCGGGCCAGCTCCATGGGTGCTCTGCCGGAACGATCGCTGGAGAAGTCATCGACGACACTAAGTGATGTGGAGAAGGGTCAGAGGTGCTTCTCGAGAAACAGCCGGTCGTTGGACAGGAGTGGGATGTCCTCTCAGAGCAGGTCTAGCTCCTCGTACAAACGGTCCTGTGGGTCGGCCGCGGACCTGCACTACTCAGATGAAGTCAACGCTACTCAGAAGCATAACCTAACGTCATGGAAACGGGTGAAGAATCTTCAGAAATTTGGCATCTTGGAAAACATGTTGAACAACGAACTGTACAACAGTCTTCCCGATGTGGTAGACGAGGACGCTCACAACAAACGCGTGAGGAAGAGATTCAACGAGGATCTGCAGTCGATGGCCGATAGTTTTCACAACAAGCGACACTCGGCCTCGCTGCTGGAGATGTATCAGAGGATGAAGAGCAACTCCAACCCTGTGTCTCCCAACACAATGAACACGGTCGAGTGCATTCTCTTTCCTCAGAACAGGATGTCGGATGACGAGAAGCTGTGTGTGTCGCGGTCGGGACTCGACACGTGCTGCGATTCCGAAGACTGCTGCTGTGGTAAACGGGGACTGAAGCTGGAGCTCGGTCTGAAGCAGGAAGCCAACGGTCATAGAGTTGGCGCAACCTCGTCGTCATGGTTACGAACTTTGTCGCCATCGCGGAAAGCGTGGAGCAGTAAATCGACGTCGGTTTCCCCGGATACGCTCGTCCTATGGCACGGGACGAAAAACTTTGCGGCTCAGTTTCCACCGAAGACCAAAGACTGTGGAATTCAGACTTCAGaggttgatgatgatgaaatgacGACGGTGTTGTTAGATCATTCGGTGCAGACGTCACCGAACTCCCCTCAGCATGATTTCCTGTCTGTTTTTAACGATGTCTGTGGACACCAGTCGCGCACACCACACAAGACTGAGCCGGTGAATCGGAGGCGGGAGTGCGTTTCGGAATACCGCGAACGGAACGTGCTGCCTGCTGCTTCCAACGTGAAAAGATCGAAAAGTCTGTCACCGTCGAGAATGGGCTTCAATTCATTTTACACATACCAGTCACTGCCGGACTTGAGTTTCCTGTCGTCAACTCGCTTCGAAGAAGACTTCTCTCCCCAGTCGTCGCTGTTTGACCCTGTGAAAATTCCCATAATCCTCACGCCTGTAGTCGACGATAGCAAGCAGACTCAGTCACGGGACGGCTCCTGTGCCTCCTGCTCCTGCCAGAAGGAAAAGAAGTGTCGGGCGAGTTTGAACCGACCGCACGAACTGGTCTCCAGCAGCAGTGGCTTCAGCACAAGCTCGTcatcggggatcgatcccggatACTGTGACACGCGGCGGTGCTGTACCTCACTGGCGGCCGATCTCGAACGACTTCTTTTTCTTCCTCCACATCTTGAGAGCAATCCAAAGTTTTCTGGAGCCCAGCACAAATGTGGCATACCATCGAGCAGAAGTGAAGGCTTCAGACCGAAACCCATCCGAATCCACCAGAGGGCAGCACCGTCATTTGCTGTCATGAGAAATGAACATGATTGCTGCAGGTGTGAAAACTGCTGTAGCAGACATGAGAGCGATGAAGCTGGCAGTTGTCATAGTGAGAGTGGCAGACGCGAATATGAGATTAGCAGACATGAATGTGAGATAAGCAGACGTGAATGTGAGATTAGCAGACGCAGTAGCCACGAAGCCGAGATGTGTCGAAGGGAGATGCAGTCAGGGAGACGGTTGAGCAACAGTACCTCGTCATCCTTGAGTTCGTTCCACCTGGACGGTCTCTACGCCCTGAAGGAAGCCAGCCCCACCACCGAGACCGCCGACAGTGGCCCCGATCACCGTCTGGTACGACAGCACAGCGAAACCTACCTCGACGAATTAAAACACAACTTCCACGATCTGGAGACGGACCCTGATGCCGCCGCCGACAGCCTCATTCATCAGATTTATCAGCAGTTGTCGCGGGATCGGAAACCATTGAAGTCGTGTCTACGGAAGAAGAGAGATTTCAAGGCTAGATCCCTGTCCATCCCAGATAACTTCAACGTCAGCGGTGAACCGAAACCTCCCAAGAAGCCCAGTCGGTATTCCATAGCGTGTGACGGGGTCTTCCCCCAGCTGGTCAGTGACGAACATTTTGAAAACGCCAATATACAGTTACCTCCCCCTGAGCAGCGAGAAGAACAGATATTTCCCATCAATGAGGCTGTTATGGTGGCctccagtagtagtagttcgtTTGAAGAAGGAAACTTCGCCAAGAAGAGCGTCAGTTTTGCATCGGAGGTGTCGTTTCATTCACCGCAGTACAGCCCGAAACATGTGACCAAGCCACCTCGCCTCATCTCGCAGACTGTGTCCTCGATTGACCTCCAGGATGAGACCTTGACCTTGGAAATCATTGAACCGCAAG ATGATGACCCTGCTGAGCTTAACACTTTGATGAACGTATCTCCTCAGTCATCAGCCGAGTTCATGGGAAACTTGATAGAACAAGACCTCACAACAGAGACCGCAAGAAAGAGAA GTATTCTTCTCTGTGTGACGCAGGCAGCTGAATCTCTAGTGGAGCATTTCGCCCGAGCTCGGGATCCTTTCGACAAG CTACGACTAGGGAGTTCAGCTGAGAATCCGACTGTTGCGACGCTGGTCGTGACTCGGCTGTGTCCCGCGCTCGAGATGGTTATAGAGGAAGGAATGAAGGCCTACCTGATGGGCTTCCACGTATTCGGCAAGATCCACATCACGCCCTGGAGGGTGGCGGAGATGTCATCAGAACTGG gtCCTTATACACGAGCTGTCAATGAACTGGTCAGAAAGCTGAAGTTGAGGTCGTCATTGGGTACGAACAAACAGAAATTCTTCGCCTTCATAGTGGGACTAGCAAA CTTGCGTCTGCTGGACTTCTGGATGGGTTACGTTCGCAGTAAGAAAGACATCGTCAGCCGAGTGTACGAAGCTGATTCAATTCTGTGTCTCTCTGAAACCACTCTGAAACATCACTATGACAACATGTTGCTAGCTTTGCAGCCATTGGCTGTTTTGCCATTCCAACTGGAATTTGAAATTGTCTGCCCAAGTTCGGCTTTGGAGAGCTCCGCAGAGCCAAACCAGCTTTCCCAGAGTCTCGAATTAAAGCGACCAATCAAGCAACAGCATGAAGACCACAGTCGGGGTGAGGTTATGGAGAAAGGTCAAGGTCAGACTTCAGAGAAAGGTCATTGTCGAATGTTGAAAAGGGATCAAGGTCAAATGTCACAGAAAAATCACGGACATGTGTCAGAGAGGAAGCAAGGACAGATTTCCGAAAGAGGAAATGGGTTAGAGAAAGGTCAAGGACAAGAGGCCGAAAAGGGTCAGGGTCAGTCTTGGAGCTGGTTTGGCGGTGCTACATTCCCGAGAACAAAACGGTTACTGTCAAGTTTCAACGCAGCCAAAGCAGAAGACAAGTTGAACAACTCTGTGAAGAACGTGGAAAGTTCAAGGTTAAAACTGAACGGAATAGAAAAAGTCTTTTCACCAAAGCTCACGAAAGACTTGGAGAATATCGAAGTTAAGGAAAAGTTATCGAAGGCCGGAGAGAAACCCATCGACGGGGGACGATCCCCTGTATCATCGTTCACAAACCTCGCTCAGAAATTCCTACAGAGGACACAGAGTCAGGACGGCGTGGCACGGAATACTCTAGCAGCCGCGTCGCCCATGGCAACAAGACCAGGCAGACGCCAGTCTATGGACAGTCTCCCGTCGACCGGAATTCAGTCATCCCATGGCCAGCAGAGTCAATCGTTCAGTTTGATTTCTTTCTTCGATAAACTTCTGTTGCCTGAGAAACCGGCGAAGAATCAGAGGAGTAGCTGGATTGCTGATGCTCAGATTGCCGACGAAAACCTGTTTCAGGACGAAGCCAGAAGTGCAAGTTTGCCAGCTGAACTTGATGAAAGCTCTTCTTCAACCGAGAGCTTGAGGGGTTTAGAAATACAGGAAGACAAGGATATTGCCTGCGAAAAGCTTGAAGGTGCAACAGCTTTGAAGGTCAAGGATGTTCAAGATGGTTGCCGCAACAAGGAAAACGAAGCTGTCTATCCAGAATTTTTTCTTGAACCGAGGCTCGAGTGCGAGCGCACCATGTTGGATTTTGAGACCTCTGACAGCCCGTCGGAAGGAAGCAGCATTCAGCTGGAAGTAGACGTGAGTGACAGACTTGGCGTCTGCATAATGAAGAGGACCGATGGAAAGCTGAGTGGTTCCGAGACAAAGGACACGTTTCTGGATGAATCTTCCCAGGAGGATGAAGCTGGTGGCGGTGAAGGCTTGGCAAGCAGCCCGCCAATCAGTGAAGGTTTAACAAACAGCTCACCAATCAGTGAGGGTTTTACAAACAGCTCACCAATCAGTGAGAGCTTAGCAGACGGTCCACAAATGAGTGATGGTTTAGCAAGCAGTCAACCAATCGATGAAAGCTTAACAAGCAGTCATCCCGTGGTTGATGGTTCAACAAGCAATTCTCCAATCAGGGATGATGCAACAAGCTGTCCTCCAATCAGTGATGGTTTAACAGGTACCAATCTTGATGTGGACTCGCTGACGGGGGTGGACATCAACGCAAATTCTCCTAGCTTCCAAAACGACACCTATGCAATCGTTCTACCCAGCCCTATGAGGAAAGGGATCCAGACGGAACCACGAATGGAATTCAGAACATTTCATCCCCAACTGTCGAGCTTCAAGCCGTCTCCCAGCCATTCCAGTCAGTCAGACAAGCTGTTGCCTAGCGAAAGCCAATCAGATGAGACATCACAGAACGCAATGGTACAGAGCAGCCAATCAGAGAAGTCGATAGATGGAGATGAGAAACAGGTTGTCGAGGCTACTGATATTAGAAAGGACTCGTTTGGCATGACTTCATTCAA GCATGCAATGACTCTTGTAGCCCATGAATCGGAAGACCCCGATGAGCTGTCATTTGACCACGGCGATTATCTGGAGGTGCTGGCTCAGCTCGATGACGATTGGCTGTTCTGTGCCAATGGGAAACGGGAAGGTCGCGTCAAGATCACGGAAGTCCGACAGATGTCCGATGAGGAGACGTTTGAGAAACTTCACGACAACTTCTACTACTGA